From Salminus brasiliensis chromosome 21, fSalBra1.hap2, whole genome shotgun sequence, a single genomic window includes:
- the LOC140543319 gene encoding endothelin-3 yields the protein MAKASWVNLGVLLVIGLTAAIANGFSPLPEDAREQNATTQTQSGSAASAAVSFQAAARGRRTRRCTCYTYKDKECVYYCHLDIIWINTPERTVPYGMSSYRGSQRVRRSMEDRNEAHRCVCALQTDSACSSFCTERGRSP from the exons ATGGCCAAGGCGTCCTGGGTGAATTTGGGCGTTTTGCTTGTAATCGGACTGACTGCTGCAATCGCCAACG GCTTCTCGCCGCTTCCTGAAGACGCTCGTGAGCAGAACGCCACCACGCAGACACAGTCCGGCAGCGCCGCGAGCGCCGCGGTCTCGTTTCAGGCAGCCGCGCGCGGGCGCAGAACGCGGAGATGCACGTGCTATACGTACAAGGACAAGGAGTGTGTTTACTACTGTCACCTGGACATCATCTGGATCAACACCCCGGA GCGCACCGTCCCGTACGGCATGTCGAGTTACAGGGGTTCGCAGCGAGTGCGGCGCTCCATGGAAGACAGGAATGAGGctcaccgctgtgtgtgtgctctgcagACTGACTCAGCATGCAGCAGCTTCTGCACTGAGAG GGGAAGGTCACCATGA